In the genome of Flavobacteriaceae bacterium YJPT1-3, the window TCAAGAATCACGTTTTGCAAAAGGACTATCCGGAGATGGACTTGAATGAAATGGAAATCCACCTCTATGAAGGTGCTGATCGGGTGTTACCGCCCATGAGTGAAACAGCATCAGAAAAAGCCCAACATTTCCTGGAGCAATTAGGCGTGCAGGTGCATTTGAATACTATGGTGGCCGGCTATGACGGGACCACGGTAACTTTTGAGGAGGGCGAACCGCTGGACGCGGAAACTTTTATCTGGTCTTCCGGGGTTACCGGGGCTAAAATTGACGGAGCTGCCCAGGCTTTGCACGAAAAGACCAACCGGTACAAAGTGAATGTCTACAACAAATTGGAGCACTATGACCACATTTATGCCATTGGGGATATCGCCTTGATGGAAACCGAAGATTTTCCCAAAGGACATCCGCAGGTCGCCCAACCAGCCATTCAGCAGGGTAAGCATTTGGGGTCTAATTTCAAGCGCATGCTTCAAGGAAAAGACCCGGAGCCGTTTAACTATTTTGATAAAGGTACAATGGCCACCATTGGTCGTAACAAAGCGGTAGTCGATATCGGTAAGCTTCACTTTGGAGGCTTCTTCGCCTGGTTCATCTGGATGTTTATCCATCTCTGGTTCTTAGTCGGTTTCCGAAATCGGGTAGTGACCTTCTTCAACTGGACCTATAACTACATCAATTTCGATAAGGCCGCGCGACTCATCATTCGGCCCTTCCAGAATAATAAGAATCTTGCTATGGAAGACTAAAGCGGCTTGCTTTAATCGGTGGTTTCGTACTTGCTTTGCATTAGTGCTACTGATTTTGCGATCAGCTGCTTCAGAATATCCACATCGATGTCTTCCAGAGTGTTGAAATAGAGGCAGCTTACTGAGGTTTTGTGTTTGCCCAATTGCTCCAGAAGGTCGCCATACTTGTCAAATCCGGTCATGATGTAGACGGTCATGTTCTGCTTACGCGGAGAGAATCCCGTCAGCATCCAGTCGCCTTCCCGACCGCTGGCGTAGCGATAATGGTAGGATCCATAACCAATAATGCTTGGTCCCCACATCACGGCCTTCATGCCGGTCACCTCCTCGAAAAGTCTCAACAGTTTCAAGGCATCCTCACGCCTTTGCTTGTTCTGAACGGTTTGGATAAACGATCGAGGATCAACTTCAGTGGGAGTAGTTTTTGGATCAGCCATGGTGAGAATTCTAAAGATTATTTATACTTGTCGTTTAACCCTTTGCCTTCCAGAATTAGGGGTATGATCTTTTCTAATCGGCGGGCTTTGGTTGTGGCTTGCTTGGCTTCAGTGATGTACAGCTTATATTCTTTTCTTTTCGACAAACTCAGTTGATTATAGGCTTCTTTTAAATCCTTTTGAGAACTCAAGGCTTGCTGCAACTCCTCAGGCATGGCTACCGTCTTGGTTTTTCGGTCGATCTTGACTTCCAGACCCTGTTTTTGATTGGCGATGGCTTCCGCAATGTAGTCGCTAACCAGATCGGGCTGCATGGGATGATCCTCATCGAATCGTAGTTGGCGCATGGCCTTGGTCTTGCCTTGTTGTGCATTGACGAGTACAGCGGCTTCATCTTTTAGATACACCCCTTGAAAGAACCAGACGCCATAATGCTGTTTAAAGCCCCCCAGGCCCACCACGTTCTTACCCTTCCAAGTGTAGACCGGAAAACTCCATTTCCAATCCTCTTCGAGTTCGGTGGAGCGTACGATTTCGCGTAAGCGTTGTAGTTCCTGTTTCCAGGGACTGTCATTTTCAAAAAAACGCTCAAGCTTTTCCGATTTATCCATGCTTAAAGATAGCTAATTTTTCTTGCCTAGATGGGGATAGCGCTGGGGCCAAAAGAGTCTGCCCAGCACCAATCCGGTAAGCAAATCGACCAGATACATCAATTGCAATTGATTGCCGGCCGTCGTCTCAAAATCGATAAGCGAACGGTTATCCAGAAAAAATATAAGGACAGCAATAGCCAGGATCAAGGTGACTCCAAGTAATTCAGGCAGGAGTTTTTTTCCTTTATGAGCAAGAAAAAAGTGCGACCCCAGTACGCCCCATAGATAGCATAAGACAAATAAGCCTTCTTCAGTCGATCGCTGAATGATCTGACTTATGGTATCGCCCTCCGGGGGTAGAATGGCCAGAAAAAGGTCAAAAATGATCAGGGCGATAAAGGTGAAGATGAGGATCTGTTGCACCCGTCGGACCGTCCTGGGGTTTTGCGTAAGCGCTCTAAAGATCGCATCTACAATATTATCTACGGCCTTCTTTTCTGAGTTCATGGTGCGACTTTTAAAAGTTCTTCCAGCAAGCGTTGCGACCAAAAGAAATGACCAAAAAGAAAGCCACTAATCAACAAGGCGAATTGATGTTTAGGTTGGATGGTCCATCGGTCTCGGTATCGGACGCCTAAATAATACAGCAAGGCCATAATGACCACTACAAGTAGGGGCGGCAACCAAAGACTGGTTCCCAAAATCGATTCTTTTACCCCCAAAAAAAAGTGTCCACCCAGTACGCCCCAGGCGAAGGTGATAAAGAAATACCGGTCGAAAGCCCAGCTCTTGAGGACATGACTGATGGTATCGTCTTCCTCTCCATTGAAGTACAACCAAATGTTCAGGAGCATCAAGATCCCTGCGGTCAGCAGCAAGAAGAGTTGTACAAATTCGATGGTGTCAAAATCACCCATAAAACCAATTTTACTTTTAAAGATAATAAGATCTACTTACAGCGTATCGGTTCAATGTACAATTGAGTCGGCTCTTTTTACAACTGAGTCATCTATACTATGATGATCTTAATCTGAAATTCATCTTTGTAGTGTAACATGCACCTCGGATTGATGGCAGTGCTGGCCGACCAAGATCGCATCAAATTCGTAGATTTAACCTATGAGATTAAAACAATACATCAAAGAATTAGGTAAAGCCTTCCTCCTGGGGATAGGTATCTTTATCGTCCTATTGCTCATTCGCTATTTCAGTGGGCAGGGCTGGTTACCGCTCGAGTATTGGTGGAGCAGTTTTTGGCTTAATCAATTGTTCTCGGTCACCTTGTATGGAGTGAATATGGTCATCGTTGATTTTTGTTTAAGTCGGTATAGAAGTCAATTTTTTCAACTCCGCTATTTAAGCATCGCATTTGCAGGACATATCCTGGTTACGCTCATCGCCATCTTTTTTCTGAATGCTTTCGCCGACATGGTCGTTAACGGTCTGAGTTGGGAGGCCTTTCTGGATAGGCAATCGCTCACCTATTATCAAACCGCCTTCATCATTTCCATGGTATTGACCGTGGTCTTCTACGTTTTCTACTATTGGAAGTATAAAAAAGACCGGCAGGTTACTGAGCAGAAGATCATAGCCGGGGCTGCTACCGCCAGTTTTGATGCCCTTAAGAACCAATTGGATCCCCATTTTCTGTTCAATAGTTTAAATGTATTGACCAGTCTCATTGAAGAAAATCCGGATCAGGCACAAAAATTTACGACCTCCCTGTCTAAGGTGTACCGTTATGTGTTAGAACAAAAGAGCAAGCAATTGGTGCCTTTGAGTGAGGAGCTCGCTTTCGCGAAAACCTATATGTCCCTACTCAAGATGCGTTTTGAGGACAGTGTGGTCTTTGAGATTGACTCCTCGGCCGCTGCTCAGGAGGCCAAGATAGTCCCACTAGCCCTGCAATTACTCTTGGAGAACGCCGTAAAGCACAATGCGATCACCCCCGAAAAAAAATTGAAGGTTACCGTAAGTGCCACAGCCGATCGATTGCTCATCAGAAATAACAGACAACCCAAAGAATCGGTCAAAAAAAGCAGTGGGGTAGGGCTTCAAAACATTAGACAGCGCTATGCTTTGCTTACCCGAATGCCTATTGAAATTGATCAAAATGAAGATCATTTTCAAGTTTCCATTCCATTAATCAAAAACGAAATCATTATGCAGACCCAGGAAGATTACCTAACCGACAAGCGCTACGCCCGCGCCAAGGAGCAAGTGGAAAAAATGAAAGGATTTTACAGTCATTTTGCAATCTATCTTTTTATGTGTGTGGTGTTCATCTGGCTCAATTTCAGATCCGGTGGATTTCCCTGGGCGATCTTCCCGATCGCAGGATGGGGACTGGGCGTCGCAGGACACGCAGCAGATACCTTCAACTGGAATCCTATTTTTGATCGCGACTGGGAAGAACGCAAGATCAGGGAATTTATGGATAAGGATAATTTATGATCCTACAACTCATCCGCTTTCTTCTACAATTGGGTGGAATAAACTGGATGCACGAAACCAGACTTTTTAAGTTTACACTAAATCTTAGAAATCATGAAACTTGAAGAACAAGAAAACAAATACCTCAAAGCCCGTGAGCGGGTGGCCCAGATCAAAAAATTCTATACCAGTCTAATCAGTTATGTGATCTTTATTACGCTACTGGGGGCTTTAAATTATTACGTCAATGAATGGGATTATCCCTGGTTTCTCTGGGCAGCATTTGGCTGGGGCATTGGCCTTTTCTTTCAGGCGGCTAAAGCATTCAACTGGAATCCATTTTTTGGAAAAGATTGGGAAGAGCGCAAGATGAAAGAATTTATGGATAACGAACGCTTTAAATAAATCGATCCATGGATATTCAACGCGAACAGCAATTGCGTGAACGCGCTAAAGCCAGAGTTAAGGCCATACGTGGTTTCTACTCTCACCTGACCGTTTACATCATCGTAAATCTTCTGATCATTGTGCTTTTCTCGAGCATCACTTCCTGGACACGTACTGATTGGACCTCCTGGTGGACCTACCTCAGTACCCCTGTTTTTTGGGGAATAGGCCTTCTGGCTCATGGTATTTATGTCTTTGCACCCAAAATTACCTTTATTAAAGATTGGGAAGAACGCAAAATCAAAGAATTGATGGAGAAAGACCGTCAACACCATCCATCAGATCATACTTTTTAACATCGATATTTATGGCTTTACAAGCACTTATTATAGAAGATGAACAACCCGCAGCACGGCGCCTTTCGCGTATGCTTCAGAAGGAAGACGTCGAGGTATTGGCCATGCTTCATTCCGTAAAAGAAGCGGTCAACTGGTTTAAGCATAACGAACATCCAGGCCTCATCTTTCTGGATATTCAACTCTCCGACGGTCTGTCTTTCAAGATCTTTGATGAGGTCGATGTACGCAGCGCGATCATTTTTACCACCGCCTTTGATGAGTATGCCTTACAAGCTTTTAAGCTCAACAGTGTAGACTATCTATTAA includes:
- a CDS encoding NAD(P)/FAD-dependent oxidoreductase, which produces MNLPQTNHKRIVIIGGGFGGIQLAKSLKNTDYQVVLLDKRNYHTFQPLLYQVSTSGLEPDSIAYPLRKIIKNGKNLHFRMAEVTRIDPEEQCVHTDIGPVSYHYLVLATGTRTNFFGNEDIENNAVWMKTVPQALNIRSLILENLEKANRERDPQIRKRYLTFAIAGAGPTGVELSGALAELKNHVLQKDYPEMDLNEMEIHLYEGADRVLPPMSETASEKAQHFLEQLGVQVHLNTMVAGYDGTTVTFEEGEPLDAETFIWSSGVTGAKIDGAAQALHEKTNRYKVNVYNKLEHYDHIYAIGDIALMETEDFPKGHPQVAQPAIQQGKHLGSNFKRMLQGKDPEPFNYFDKGTMATIGRNKAVVDIGKLHFGGFFAWFIWMFIHLWFLVGFRNRVVTFFNWTYNYINFDKAARLIIRPFQNNKNLAMED
- a CDS encoding DUF1801 domain-containing protein, coding for MADPKTTPTEVDPRSFIQTVQNKQRREDALKLLRLFEEVTGMKAVMWGPSIIGYGSYHYRYASGREGDWMLTGFSPRKQNMTVYIMTGFDKYGDLLEQLGKHKTSVSCLYFNTLEDIDVDILKQLIAKSVALMQSKYETTD
- a CDS encoding YdeI/OmpD-associated family protein, with translation MDKSEKLERFFENDSPWKQELQRLREIVRSTELEEDWKWSFPVYTWKGKNVVGLGGFKQHYGVWFFQGVYLKDEAAVLVNAQQGKTKAMRQLRFDEDHPMQPDLVSDYIAEAIANQKQGLEVKIDRKTKTVAMPEELQQALSSQKDLKEAYNQLSLSKRKEYKLYITEAKQATTKARRLEKIIPLILEGKGLNDKYK
- a CDS encoding histidine kinase, yielding MRLKQYIKELGKAFLLGIGIFIVLLLIRYFSGQGWLPLEYWWSSFWLNQLFSVTLYGVNMVIVDFCLSRYRSQFFQLRYLSIAFAGHILVTLIAIFFLNAFADMVVNGLSWEAFLDRQSLTYYQTAFIISMVLTVVFYVFYYWKYKKDRQVTEQKIIAGAATASFDALKNQLDPHFLFNSLNVLTSLIEENPDQAQKFTTSLSKVYRYVLEQKSKQLVPLSEELAFAKTYMSLLKMRFEDSVVFEIDSSAAAQEAKIVPLALQLLLENAVKHNAITPEKKLKVTVSATADRLLIRNNRQPKESVKKSSGVGLQNIRQRYALLTRMPIEIDQNEDHFQVSIPLIKNEIIMQTQEDYLTDKRYARAKEQVEKMKGFYSHFAIYLFMCVVFIWLNFRSGGFPWAIFPIAGWGLGVAGHAADTFNWNPIFDRDWEERKIREFMDKDNL
- a CDS encoding 2TM domain-containing protein encodes the protein MKLEEQENKYLKARERVAQIKKFYTSLISYVIFITLLGALNYYVNEWDYPWFLWAAFGWGIGLFFQAAKAFNWNPFFGKDWEERKMKEFMDNERFK
- a CDS encoding 2TM domain-containing protein, with the protein product MDIQREQQLRERAKARVKAIRGFYSHLTVYIIVNLLIIVLFSSITSWTRTDWTSWWTYLSTPVFWGIGLLAHGIYVFAPKITFIKDWEERKIKELMEKDRQHHPSDHTF